From the genome of Mya arenaria isolate MELC-2E11 chromosome 5, ASM2691426v1:
ggcagtaactatACAATTATAATACCTACATAGTATCAACAAGATGGCCATATACTTCTCACCTGAGGACACAGCCTACTTTAGCTGAAATGATAACCTTTTTTTCACCTGCAACgaccattatttaaatttaccaagaaaacaacacaatcattttACCAGCCCCTACTGAATAAAAGACTTGACCTAGTGACCatgtttttgacccaagataaactagtatattttttaacttaatcaATATCATTCTAGTCTCAAGTTTGGCAAAGATTGAATTAAAAAGCAGCCGCTTTTGTGTAATCCAGTTTGACCAAGTTGTTGACCATAGATGAGGTGATCAGAATTTCAAACCCTGGAGACCCAGATATCAGGAATTTACTTTTGCATAGTCTGGGGCAACTTCTACTTCCttgatgccactttgtttggggCTGGACCTCTTCTGATACCACTGGGGCAACTTCTACTTCCttgatgccactttgtttgaGGCTGGACCTCTTCTGATACCACTGGGTCAACTTCTACTTCCttgatgccactttgtttggggctgttcctcttctgatatcactggggCAACTTCTACTTCCTTGATGCCACTTTGTTAGGGGCTgtacctcttctgatatcactgggccaacttcTACTTCCttgatgccactttgtttggggCTGGACCTCTTCTGATACCACTGGGGCAACTTTACTTCCTTGATGCCACTTTGTTAGGGGCTgtacctcttctgatatcactgggccaacttcTACACtctggatgccactttgtttggggctgtacctcttctgatatcaATGGGCCATCTTCTACACtctggatgccactttgttttggggctggacctcttctgatatcactgggccaTCTTCTACACtctggatgccactttgtttggggctgtacctcttctgatatcactgggccaacttccactccctggatgccactttgtttgggactgtacctcttctgatatcactgggccaacttccactccctggatgccactttgttagggctggacctcttctgatatcactgggccaacttctactccctggatgccactttgttaggggctggacctcttctgatatcactgggccaacttccactccctggatgccactttgtttggggctggacctcttctgatatcactgggccaacttccactccctggatgccactttgtttgggaCTGTACCTCTTCTAatatcactgggccaacttccactccctggatgccactttgtttggggctggacctcttctgatatcactgggccaacttccactccctggatgccactttgtttgggactgtacctcttctgatatcactgggccaacttccactccctggatgccactttgttaggggctggacctcttctgatatcactgggccaacttccactccctggatgccactttgtttggggctggacctcttctgatatcactgggccaacttccactccctggatgccactttgtttggagctgtacctcttctgatatcactgggccaacttccactccctggatgccactttgtttgggactgtacctcttctgatatcactgggccaacttccactccctggatgccactttgtttggggctggacctcttctgatatcactggggAAAGTTCAGCCTGTGTCAAGCAACATGGAATTTCAGCCTAGAGCTCATCACTGAAGCATTCAAATATCACCACAgataatatacatgttcttGTAAATGGCTACATTTTTGTCAGAGCATAACTCTACTTCCACAATATAACTTTAAAGTGAAAAAGTGAATTTGTTGGGAAATGAGAATACTATGTCTGGCCTAGACTTGAAAGATGTTACAGAGTGAATGGTTTAGTCAACACTTTTGTTGTACAAGCTATAGACTGTTGTAATAAAAAGCCCatacacaaaatcatgtttcttatgcaCAACATTTTTCCTCAACTCATTCATGTGTGTGAAGCTTGAAGTCAATATCTCAAAAATATATGGAGTTATGGAGAAAAGAAAACTTGATATAGTATAAAACTAGacagttgttttgttattaaaaactgAAGTCTTCCCCCACTGCATACCATCTCAATatagtgaacatttgtggcaagttatttccaATCCTGAAAGAGGCTTAAGAGATTATAGAGCAGACATGAAATGCAGTAATATGACCTTTGAtgtctaagtgtgaccttgaccttgagccaAGCTGGTTGCTCTCTGCATATTGTCTCAatgtctcaatatggtgaacttTTGTTGGgagtaatttcaaaatccttcaactGGTTGAATGTTATGAAGCAGACAGGAATTGTGATGTACACAAAACAGACAATTGCAGAGTTTCACCTCAAAtcagtcaatatgtgtatgaagtttgaagtcaatacctcaaaaaatATTGAGTAATGGAAAAAAGTAGACTTGTCCCGATGCCCTAGGATGGACCAATGGACAAATGGACTGATGGAGAGACATTTATTACTGatacaaacatatgtttcaGTTTAAAGAATATATGATCAGTGAAAATAGCAAGTGACCTTTTACATTGCTGTTCATCCGAATCTGCTGCCAGAACACAGACCAGTCTTGGACTGCTAACACCTTGTTGTGCAGCAACTGGTGGGTGATGACTGCTAGATCAGCTGCTGGATGGTGCTGGAAACACACCCCCAAAACACCTTGTGATCTGCTTGCCTCGCAgctaaaatggaaataaatctGCTAAATAAAATAGCCAGAATAGGAGTCTTCTTGTTAGTAAGCTGTAACATTGTTTACGTCGTTATGAGCATGTGTAGCTTCATCTACATCATTACTGTTGTCTATCCACTGCATGGTTGTAGAATAGGCAATCGGCTAGCAAGTAACTTCCTCCAAGTCTGGTTACAGTAGATAAATATAAATGGACTAAGCTCGATGTTTTAAACGGTCAAGCAATCCTAATATGAATAGAGtagacattttaaatgtaagaaaCTTGTCCAATAAAAATTACATCCAGatgtcattaaattaaaaaagaccACTTAATTAATACATATCTTACATATGAAActatatacacatgttaagTTCATCTGGCTTTCTCATACACTCTTCCCGACTTTGTTTCCTAATTAATCGctgtttatctttttaaaacatatttctcgttcattgttaagttaataGTTAAATGTTACCCTAAGAGCCACTTACCGCACTGCTTTACAAACAATCAGAATACCTCAGCCTTCTCCACCATACGGATGTTTCTATGTCACTATCATCAATACTGTTTGTGAGCAACAAAATGGGCTGGTGTTCCTGGGATTGCCTGTCTGCTTCTTGGGACTGAAGTTTGAAACATGTctttatgtaaacatgtatgttaactAAATGGAATGCAACTAATAACATGTTGAAATTCATGAAGGATATTGACTTTCCTCAAGAATTTTTTGCACAAGTTCTGTTCAATGTTATAAATGACACATGATTGATTAATTGTCTGTTTTGTGCAAGGAAAAATAGTAAAGGTACTGTCAGTTTTATAGGCTTCGGCAGTGTCGTCTTTGTGCATAAACTTTACCATAGTAAACACTAGATAAAATGTTgaaggtattcaaatgaaacttggtggaTATGTTcagcaaggcccattactctggctttAATGCTTGTTGAGTTGTGCCCCTTTGTGGAATGTTAATCAAGAAACGAAAGTTGGTATTTGGTCCGCGGCTCTCTTTTTGGTTTTATGGGCATTACAGCAGGTATAACTTAACAGACCTAGATAATTACCACCTGGTAGGGAAACTTCAGGTCTCTAATTGAAAGACCACAAACACATCATACTTGTATGACCATTTTCATCGTTCATATTTACATGATCATATGTGTTAAATGTGCATGGAGAAACTACTATGCAAGATATACTGGAGGTTGATTGCACATAAACCTGTTTAAGCCCCAGGGAGTTTTTACGTAAGTTTCACTGACGGTGCAATGAAAGTCACCCCAACAGTCACCAATGACAATATTACAATAATGTTTCTTGTCTTGTAGCATTGTGTCTCTTGATTGGGGCTTGCTTGgccttaattattatttttaaacaggatcttggttaaatTTGAGGATTCTgggcttgtccgtgtagtttccattgttttgatGAACAAATGGCTACATGTACCTGCGACAGTGTCCGGTCCATCTcttcttgtgactgggtcctaGCATCTGTGCtctgacctcctcctcttgtgactgggtcccagcatctgtgctctgacctcctcctcttgtgactgggtcccagcatctgtgtcctgacctcctcctcttgtgactgggtcccagcatctgtgctctgacctcctcctcttgtgactgggtcccagcatctgtgccCTGACCttctcctcttgtgactgggtcccagcatctgtgtcccgacctccacctcttgtgactgggtcacAGCATCCCTGTCCCTACCTCCTCTAGTGActggtcccagcatctgtgtcctgacctcctcctcttgtgactgggtccaagcatctgtgtcctgacctcctcctatagtgactgggtcccagcatctgtgtcctgacctcctcctcttgtgactgggtcccagcatctgtgtcctgacctcctcctctagtgtctgggtcccagcatctgtgtcctgacctcctcctcttgtgactgggtcccagcatctgtttcctgacctcctcctctagtgactgggtcccagcatctgtgtcctgacctcctcctcttgtgactgggtcccagcatctgtgtcctgacctccaTATCTTGTggctgggtcccagcatctgtgtcctgacctcctcctcttgtgactgggtcacAGCATCCCTGTCCCTACCTCCCCtagtgactgggtcccagcatctgtgtcctgacctccttctcttgtgactgggttccagcatctgtgtcctgacatgctcctcttgtgactgggtcccagcatctgtgtccagACATGCTCCTTTTGTGACTGGGttccagcatctgtgtcccgacctcctcctcttgtgactgggtcccagcatctgtttACCGACCTccacctcttgtgactgggtcccagcatctgtgtacAGACCTCCTCcacttgtgactgggtcccagcatctgtgtcctgacctccacctcttgtgactgggtcccagcatctgtgtcccgacctcctcctcttgtgactgggtcccagcatctgtgtcctgacctccacctcttgtgactgggtcccagcctGTGCATGGCAGACCTTCATACATACGTCTTAAGGCCTGCTGGTCCCTTCCCCTGAagtaaatgcactttttttataaactgatGCTGcagaattttttaaaactagagctatcactgaaggtgattaatacccccaaatgccgccctgatatgaaattgcagtcaactatttggaaagccaacctttaaatgacaactttattttatggactatcgtcagttattcatttttttattatgtttttaaaagtttgaaaaaggctctaaacaatatcagtgatgctaatactgagatgttaatactgatatatttgatgttctaAAGCACAGAATATACGATTGCCTATGGCCATCTATAAATGAGTTAAGTTACTTTTTTTCAAGTAACTTGCTActgacaagaaaaaagtaacaaagggcaataactctgtaattggctgattcacaaatagaattgcggttcctgtacactgaacttcctctcattatgatctatcactgtatgaagttttattgaattccttcaaatagttttcaagttatgcttcggacaagaaaaagtaacaaagggcagtaactatACAATTATAATACCTACATAGTATCAACAAGATGGCCATATACTTCTCACCTGAGGACACAGCCTACTTTAGCTGAAATGATAACCTTTTTTTCACCTGCAACgaccattatttaaatttaccaagaaaacaacacaatcattttACCAGCCCCTACTGAATAAAAGACTTGACCTTGTGACCatgtttttgacccaagataaactagtatattttttaacttaatcaATATCATTCTAGTCTCAAGTTTGGCAAAGATTGAATTAAAAAGCAGCCGCTTTTGTGTAATCCAGTTTGACCAAGTTGTTGACCATAGATGAGGTGATCAGAATTTCAAACCCTGGAGACCCAGATATCAGGAATTTACTTTTGCATAGTCTGGGGCAACTTCTACTTCCttgatgccactttgtttggggCTGGACCTCTTCTGATACCACTGGGGCAACTTCTACTTCCttgatgccactttgtttggggCTGGACCTCTTCTGATACCACTGGGTCAACTTCTACTTCCttgatgccactttgtttggggctgttcctcttctgatatcactggggCAACTTCTACTTCCTTGATGCCACTTTGTTAGGGGCTgtacctcttctgatatcactgggccaacttcTACTTCCTTGATGCCACTTTGTTCGGGGCTGGACCTCTTCTGATACCACTGGGGCAACTTTACTTCCTTGATGCCACTTTGTTAGGGGCTgtacctcttctgatatcactgggccaacttcTACACtctggatgccactttgtttggggCTGTACTCTCTTCTGATCAATGGGCCATCTTCTACACtctggatgccactttgttttggggctggacctcttctgatatcactgggccaTCTTCTACACtctggatgccactttgtttggggctgtacctcttctgatatcactgggccaacttccactccctggatgccactttgtttgggactgtacctcttctgatatcactgggccaacttccactccctggatgccactttgttaggggctggacctcttctgatatcactgggccaacttctactccctggatgccactttgttaggggctggacctcttctgatatcactgggccaacttccactccctggatgccactttgtttggggctggacctcttctgatatcactgggccagcttccactccctggatgccactttgtttgggaCTGTACCTCTTCTAatatcactgggccaacttccactccctggatgccactttgtttggggctggacctcttctgatatcactgggccaacttccactccctggatgccactttgtttgggactgtacctcttctgatatcactgggccaacttccactccctggatgccactttgttaggggctggacctcttctgatatcactgggccaacttccactccctggatgccactttgtttggggctggacctctgatatcactgggccaacttccactccctggatgccactttgtttggagctgtacctcttctgatatcactgggccaacttccactccctggatgccactttgtttgggactgtacctcttctgatatcactgggccaacttccactccctggatgccactttgtttggggctggacctcttctgatatcactggggAAAGTTCAGCCTGTGTCAAGCAACATGGAATTTCAGCCTAGAGCTCATCACTGAAGCATTCAAATATCACCACAgataatatacatgttcttGTAAATGGCTACATTTTTGTCAGAGCATAACTCTACTTCcacaaatataactttaaagtGAAAAAGTGAATTGTTGGGAAATGAGAATACTATGTCTGGCCTAGACTTGAAAGATGTTACAGAGTGAATGGTTTAGTCAACACTTTTGTTGTACAAGCTATAGACTGTTGTAATAAAAAGCCCatacacaaaatcatgtttcttatgcaCAACATTTTTCCTCAACTCATTCATGTGTGTGAAGCTTGAAGTCAATATCTCAAAAATATATGGAGTTATGGAGAAAAGAAAACTTGATATAGTATAAAACTAGacagttgttttgttattaaaaactgAAGTCTTCCCCCACTGCATACCATCTCAATatagtgaacatttgtggcaagttatttccaATCCTGAAAGAGGCTTAAGAGATTATAGAGCAGACATGAAATGCAGTAATATGACCTTTGAtgtctaagtgtgaccttgaccttgagccaAGCTGGTTGCTCTCTGCATATTGTCTCAatgtctcaatatggtgaacttTTGTTGGgagtaatttcaaaatccttcaactGGTTGAATGTTATGAAGCAGACAGGAATTGTGATGTACACAAAACAGACAATTGCAGAGTTTCACCTCAAAtcagtcaatatgtgtatgaagtttgaagtcaatacctcaaaaaatATTGAGTAATGGAAAAAAGTAGACTTGTCCCGATGCCCTAGGATGGACCAATGGACAAATGGACTGATGGAGAGACATTTATTACTGatacaaacatatgtttcaGTTTAAAGAATATATGATCAGTGAAAATAGCAAGTGACCTTTTACATTGCTGTTCATCCGAATCTGCTGCCAGAACACAGACCAGTCTTGGACTGCTAACACCTTGTTGTGCAGCAACTGGTGGGTGATGACTGCTAGATCAGCTGCTGGATGGTGCTGGAAACACACCCCCAAAACACCTTGTGATCTGCTTGCCTCGCAgctaaaatggaaataaatctGCTAAATAAAATAGCCAGAATAGGAGTCTTCTTGTTAGTAAGCTGTAACATTGTTTACGTCGTTATGAGCATGTGTAGC
Proteins encoded in this window:
- the LOC128235571 gene encoding uncharacterized protein LOC128235571, producing MLGPSHKRRRSGHRCWDPVTRGGGQSTDAGTQSQEEEVRTQMLGPSHKRRRSEHRCWDPVTRGGGQSTDARTQSQEEMDRTLSQSQEADRQSQEHQPILLLTNSIDDSDIETSVWWRRLSCEASRSQGVLGVCFQHHPAADLAVITHQLLHNKVLAVQDWSVFWQQIRMNSNVKESCTELNTSTDT
- the LOC128234955 gene encoding uncharacterized protein LOC128234955 — translated: MDRTLSQSQEADRQSQEHQPILLLTNSIDDSDIETSVWWRRLSCEASRSQGVLGVCFQHHPAADLAVITHQLLHNKVLAVQDWSVFWQQIRMNSNVKGHLLFSLIIYSLN